Genomic DNA from Salvia miltiorrhiza cultivar Shanhuang (shh) chromosome 1, IMPLAD_Smil_shh, whole genome shotgun sequence:
TCTATCACTCTGTTCTTTTCTGCTTTTCACTATGACTGAAAAAATGCAGAAATTTTCCTAATGTAGAGTTGGAAATTGGGATTTTTAGGTCACCAAGCGCATCATTATTCAACTAAGTGAGTGTATTATTGCAGGTACTAGATGCACCATCGCTTCAAGATGACTTCTATCTGAACTTGGTTGACTGGTCGTCTCAGAATGTTCTTGCTGTGGGATTGGGAACTTGTGTTTATTTATGGAGTGCTTCCAATAGTAAAGTGAGTTCTAAATTTTAGTATTTACTTGAATGGCTTCTTTCATTGCTTTCTGTCTTGTTTCAGTATGCAAGAATCATCCAACTGAGAGGTCATTTATTGACAGGTTACAAAGTTGTGTGACTTGGGACCCAACGACAGTGTCTGCTCGGTCCAATGGACTCGAGAGGGCTCGTACATATCAGTCGGAACAAGTCTCGGTCAGGTTCAGGTAAATATCGCTGACTTGCTGAAATGTTTTCAGTGAGAAGCTAGCATTATGGATGTCCATTTGAAAGGCAGAAGCATGTATGGTTTATGGTGTAGGTTTGGGACGGAACTCAGTGCAAGCGTCTCAGAACAATGTCCGGACATCAAACGAGAGCAGGAGTATTGGCATGGAGTTCGCGGATATTATCCTCTGGAAGCAGAGACAGAAACATACTTCAGCACGATCTTCGTGTTCCAAGTGATTATATCAGCAAGCTTATCGGACACAAATCCGAGGTATGCGGATTGAAGTGGTCCCATGATGACCGAGAGCTTGCATCTGGTGGGAACGACAACCAGGTAATGCTGATAATCACTATCATAATCATACTCAAATTGGATTCTATTATGATCAACAACTGAAGAAGATTAAAAACATTGCTTGCATTCAGTTACTGGTGTGGAATCAGCACTCCAAGCAGCCGATCTTGAGACTCACGGAGCATACAGCTGCCGTCAAAGCCATTACCTGGTCACCTCACCAAAACGGTCTTCTAGCTTCCGGAGGAGGAACTGCTGATCGTTGCATCCGTTTCTGGAACACCACGAGTGGCAATCAACTAAATAGTGTCGACACTGGAAGCCAGGTTGGCCTTGAGAAACTTACACGATATAATTACTCTACTACACAGAATCAACGTTTCCTAAATTGAGCTCGTTATTCTCGTAGGTTTGTAATTTAGCCTGGAGCAAGAATGTCAATGAAATAGTTAGCACGCACGGATACTCCCAGAATCAAATAATGGTGTGGAAGTATCCAACTATGTCAAAGGTAAAACGGATAATTTCCTTATCGCGTTATCTGTcttcttttctttgtttttaggATTCTCAAACGAAGTCTCATCAACTGCTTCATGCCCTTTTCCTTATAGGTGGCAACGCTAACCGGGCATAGTTTGCGGGTATTGTACCTGGCAATGTCTCCTGATGGGCAGGTACATCTATACAATTACAAGCACATTCATTGAGTGGTTAACCATGTAGTTTCGAATGCCTTTTCATGTCGTGTGCCAGCATTTTCAATAACTCGTCTGAATTTGATATTTACAGACGATTGTGACCGGAGCAGGAGACGAGACACTCAGATTCTGGAACGTCTTTCCATCCGTCAA
This window encodes:
- the LOC131005897 gene encoding protein FIZZY-RELATED 3, encoding MDTAQRRKSGLNLPASMSETSLRLQTLSSASPIKLSSPLKSMSPRTISNLSASSSPSKSTSACSDRFIPCRSSSRLHTFGLIEKASPVKEGGGGGGSEAYNRLLKTELFGADFGSCDFGAGGVKGGSPMSPSKNMLRFKTEQHSSGPNSPFSPSILGQDSVSSGEAATPPKPPRKVPKTPHKVLDAPSLQDDFYLNLVDWSSQNVLAVGLGTCVYLWSASNSKVTKLCDLGPNDSVCSVQWTREGSYISVGTSLGQVQVWDGTQCKRLRTMSGHQTRAGVLAWSSRILSSGSRDRNILQHDLRVPSDYISKLIGHKSEVCGLKWSHDDRELASGGNDNQLLVWNQHSKQPILRLTEHTAAVKAITWSPHQNGLLASGGGTADRCIRFWNTTSGNQLNSVDTGSQVCNLAWSKNVNEIVSTHGYSQNQIMVWKYPTMSKVATLTGHSLRVLYLAMSPDGQTIVTGAGDETLRFWNVFPSVKTPAPVKDTGLWSLGRTQIR